A single region of the Solwaraspora sp. WMMD406 genome encodes:
- a CDS encoding class I SAM-dependent methyltransferase: protein MSPQLQRAGQPAAAPPPDDKDKNHIYDGVTGPIWQLAVYQPVHSGWEFTNVGGAALLDQLIAMLRLGARHRVLECCSGTGAVSRYLNLRSGCPVTGVEINENQVDHARRLATGNPDLRYVRSDIERWQLDGTYDLVLAIDSLSLLADPLAVMRTAYQASYPNGVFAIADTVAGSSLSEETRRQAWDLDGIRPLPGPTATVRMLRSAGFDDVELTDRTSMAVECFDRIGTALMRREDEITALVSADELQHWRDSTEFYLAAYRSRQLTYWRGVARHEDHSGTVSAPRRRARTTYGGK, encoded by the coding sequence GTGAGCCCACAGCTGCAGCGAGCCGGCCAGCCCGCCGCCGCGCCGCCGCCGGACGACAAGGATAAAAACCACATCTACGATGGTGTCACCGGGCCGATCTGGCAGTTGGCCGTCTACCAGCCGGTGCATTCCGGCTGGGAGTTCACCAACGTCGGTGGGGCCGCGTTGCTGGACCAACTCATCGCAATGCTTCGACTCGGTGCCCGCCATCGGGTCCTCGAATGCTGCTCCGGTACGGGCGCCGTCAGTCGCTACCTCAATCTGCGTAGCGGTTGCCCGGTCACCGGCGTGGAGATCAACGAGAATCAGGTCGATCACGCCCGTCGACTCGCGACCGGGAACCCGGACCTGCGGTACGTGCGGAGCGACATCGAACGGTGGCAGCTGGACGGTACCTACGATCTGGTGCTGGCGATCGACTCGCTGAGTCTGCTCGCCGATCCGCTGGCGGTGATGCGGACCGCCTACCAGGCGTCGTACCCGAACGGGGTGTTCGCGATCGCCGACACCGTCGCCGGCAGCAGCCTGTCCGAGGAAACCCGGCGACAGGCCTGGGACCTGGACGGCATCCGGCCGCTGCCGGGACCCACCGCCACGGTACGGATGCTGCGGTCCGCCGGGTTCGACGACGTCGAACTGACCGACCGCACGTCGATGGCGGTCGAGTGCTTCGACCGGATCGGCACTGCTCTGATGCGGCGTGAGGACGAGATCACCGCCCTCGTGTCAGCCGATGAGCTGCAGCACTGGCGGGACTCCACCGAGTTCTATCTGGCCGCGTACCGGAGCCGCCAGCTCACCTACTGGCGCGGTGTGGCCCGGCACGAAGACCACAGCGGCACCGTGTCGGCGCCGCGGCGCCGCGCCCGAACGACCTACGGAGGGAAGTAG
- a CDS encoding VCBS repeat-containing protein — MNSRRLTAPAIAVTMLAVLGGLSARPVASAAELAALAAPFDFVVTPLNSAPPAAHGGRTVAPDLAHLRSWISAVGAAVGLADADGNGRADDICLVDPRDDSVRVAPVRGTGDRFAAVRLNPPGRPDSAVAPMGCVPTDLTGDGVTDFLVYYWGRSPVLFVRQGDGYRGGDLVEPAQHWNSTATVIADVDGDGHLDVLVGNYFPDGARILDPRADDDQRIEMPAGMARAGNAGINRLLLSRPGGPGRPPVFVDASTALPARSARSWTLAFGLQDLTGDLLPEIYVANDFGPDDLLVNRSAPGRPAFERVEGRRDAITPKSKVLGHDSFKGMGVAFTYRDGHLLPTVLVSNITTPWGLQESNFAFAPQGSGDELLQGRVPYRDRSEQLGLSRSGWAWDIKAVDFDGDGADEILQATGYLQGDRWRWPELQELAMANDQVLAHPWAWPDFQPGDDLSGHQHNPLWTYAADFSPPRYVDIAPRLGLDASWVSRGIAIGDIDGDGRPDAVIANQWQDSVVLLNRSRTTWPHTTIRLLRPGSSAGATPAIGAQVRAVTPDGAQLRAELQPSNGHAGSSAPELFFGTGSGADTSFALRWRTSGGVPHSAEIRLSPGTHTLLLDDDGTVRSMDDDEGRRGWSR; from the coding sequence ATGAATTCACGCCGCCTGACAGCACCGGCGATCGCGGTCACCATGCTCGCCGTACTCGGCGGGCTGAGCGCCCGTCCGGTCGCCTCCGCCGCGGAACTCGCGGCGCTCGCCGCCCCCTTCGATTTCGTGGTGACCCCGCTGAACTCGGCACCCCCGGCGGCCCACGGTGGCCGGACGGTCGCCCCGGACCTGGCGCATCTGCGGTCCTGGATCTCCGCGGTCGGTGCCGCCGTGGGGCTCGCCGACGCCGACGGCAACGGCCGCGCCGACGACATCTGCCTGGTCGATCCACGCGACGACTCGGTACGGGTCGCCCCGGTGCGCGGCACCGGAGATCGCTTCGCCGCGGTGCGGCTGAATCCTCCCGGACGGCCCGACTCGGCGGTCGCGCCTATGGGCTGTGTCCCGACCGACCTCACCGGGGACGGGGTCACGGACTTCCTCGTCTACTACTGGGGACGTTCCCCGGTGCTGTTCGTCCGGCAAGGAGACGGCTATCGGGGCGGGGACCTCGTCGAGCCGGCCCAGCACTGGAACAGCACCGCGACCGTGATCGCCGACGTCGACGGCGACGGCCACCTGGACGTCCTGGTCGGCAACTACTTCCCGGACGGTGCGCGAATCCTCGACCCACGAGCCGACGACGATCAGCGGATCGAGATGCCGGCCGGGATGGCGCGGGCCGGCAACGCCGGAATCAACCGGCTGCTGCTGTCCCGCCCCGGGGGACCTGGTCGCCCACCGGTGTTCGTCGACGCCAGCACGGCGTTGCCGGCCCGGTCGGCGCGGTCCTGGACGCTCGCGTTCGGGCTGCAGGACCTCACCGGCGATCTGCTGCCCGAGATCTACGTGGCCAACGACTTCGGCCCCGACGACCTGCTGGTCAACCGGTCCGCGCCGGGGCGTCCGGCGTTCGAACGGGTCGAGGGCCGCAGGGATGCCATCACACCGAAGTCGAAGGTGCTCGGCCATGACTCGTTCAAAGGCATGGGCGTGGCGTTCACCTATCGCGACGGGCACCTGTTGCCGACTGTCCTGGTCAGCAACATCACCACCCCATGGGGCCTGCAGGAGAGCAACTTCGCGTTCGCGCCCCAGGGATCCGGGGACGAACTGCTGCAGGGGCGGGTGCCGTACCGCGATCGAAGCGAGCAGCTTGGCCTGTCCCGCAGTGGTTGGGCCTGGGACATCAAGGCTGTCGATTTCGATGGGGACGGTGCGGACGAGATCCTGCAGGCGACTGGCTATCTGCAGGGTGACCGGTGGCGCTGGCCCGAGTTGCAGGAGCTCGCGATGGCCAACGATCAGGTCCTCGCCCACCCCTGGGCGTGGCCCGACTTCCAGCCCGGCGACGACCTGTCCGGCCATCAGCACAACCCGCTGTGGACCTACGCCGCCGACTTCTCGCCTCCCCGCTACGTCGACATCGCGCCCCGGCTCGGGCTGGACGCGTCGTGGGTGAGCAGAGGCATCGCGATCGGCGACATCGATGGTGACGGCCGGCCGGACGCGGTGATCGCCAACCAGTGGCAGGACTCCGTCGTTCTGCTCAACCGGAGCCGTACGACGTGGCCGCACACCACGATTCGCCTGCTGCGGCCTGGCTCGTCCGCCGGGGCGACGCCGGCGATCGGAGCACAGGTGCGAGCCGTCACGCCCGATGGAGCGCAGTTGCGTGCCGAGTTGCAGCCGAGCAACGGGCATGCGGGATCGTCCGCGCCGGAACTGTTCTTCGGTACGGGTAGCGGAGCTGACACGAGCTTCGCCTTGAGGTGGCGTACCTCCGGCGGCGTGCCCCATTCAGCGGAGATCCGGTTGTCACCAGGCACCCACACCCTGCTCCTCGATGACGACGGCACGGTCCGGTCGATGGACGACGACGAGGGACGACGAGGATGGTCAAGATGA
- the selA gene encoding L-seryl-tRNA(Sec) selenium transferase, with protein sequence MTGATTTTVEPVADAVGAGLGSAGGSAVGEIFDVAGSDVEPAAARRRIVRTDRALTDPRLAAAVRRYGRTAVRRALRDAQQEARRGAIPPEEVVRHTADLVELRGDGVRSVINATGVLLHTNLGRAVLSAPARRALERAAGSIDIEYDLESGRRDRRGRAALDALGAAVPAAGAVHVVNNNAAALILASAALAAGREVVISRGEMVEIGAGFRLTDLVAAAGARLVEVGTTNRTSLADYAAAVWSGTGFILKVHPSNYRIDGFTSQVDVGALAGLGAPVVVDIGSGLLGPEPVLPDEPDADTALRAGAALVTASGDKLLGGPQAGLLLGHREVITELRRHPLARAVRVDKLTLAALEATVRCPPTPTQQGLRATVAELRARAEMIVGRLAAADVSAAVVDTSAAIGGGGAPGVRLPSCAISVPQHLSRPLRRQPIAVVGRVRDGRLLLDMRSVPAELDDAVTAAVLRAATSPAGQPHDEPGRPAATVVDQR encoded by the coding sequence ATGACCGGGGCCACCACGACCACTGTCGAACCGGTCGCCGACGCTGTCGGCGCGGGCCTGGGATCGGCTGGCGGGAGCGCCGTCGGCGAGATCTTCGACGTCGCCGGATCGGACGTCGAGCCGGCGGCGGCCCGCCGTCGGATCGTCCGCACCGATCGAGCCCTCACCGACCCGAGGCTTGCGGCAGCCGTCCGTCGGTATGGCCGTACGGCGGTACGACGGGCGCTGCGCGACGCGCAACAGGAGGCGCGGCGGGGTGCGATTCCTCCGGAGGAGGTCGTCCGGCACACTGCCGATCTCGTCGAACTGCGCGGCGACGGCGTCCGTTCGGTGATCAATGCGACCGGGGTGCTCCTGCACACCAATCTCGGTCGCGCCGTGCTGTCGGCCCCGGCCCGCCGGGCATTGGAACGGGCCGCAGGCAGCATCGACATCGAGTACGACCTCGAGAGCGGCCGGCGGGACCGGCGCGGTCGGGCCGCGCTGGACGCGTTGGGGGCGGCGGTACCGGCCGCCGGTGCGGTACACGTGGTGAACAACAACGCCGCCGCGCTGATCCTGGCGTCGGCTGCCCTGGCCGCTGGCCGCGAGGTCGTCATCAGCCGCGGCGAGATGGTCGAGATCGGCGCGGGGTTCCGGTTGACCGATCTGGTCGCTGCCGCCGGTGCCCGGCTCGTCGAGGTCGGCACCACCAACCGCACCTCGTTGGCCGACTACGCGGCCGCCGTGTGGTCGGGGACCGGATTCATTCTCAAGGTGCACCCGTCCAACTACCGGATCGACGGCTTCACCTCACAGGTCGATGTGGGCGCGTTGGCCGGGCTCGGCGCACCGGTCGTGGTCGACATCGGCTCCGGGCTGTTGGGCCCGGAGCCCGTACTGCCGGACGAGCCTGATGCGGACACCGCGCTGCGCGCCGGCGCGGCTCTGGTGACGGCGAGCGGCGACAAGTTGCTCGGTGGCCCGCAGGCCGGCCTGCTGCTGGGCCACCGCGAAGTGATCACCGAGCTGCGGCGGCATCCGCTGGCCCGCGCGGTACGGGTCGACAAACTGACCCTCGCTGCCCTGGAGGCCACCGTCCGCTGTCCACCCACCCCGACCCAGCAGGGACTGCGCGCGACCGTCGCCGAGCTACGGGCCCGGGCCGAGATGATCGTCGGCCGACTCGCTGCGGCCGATGTATCTGCGGCCGTGGTGGACACCTCGGCCGCCATCGGTGGTGGCGGCGCGCCGGGGGTACGGCTGCCGAGCTGCGCGATCAGCGTGCCGCAGCACCTGTCCCGGCCGCTACGGCGACAGCCGATCGCGGTGGTCGGCCGGGTACGCGACGGCCGGCTGCTGCTCGACATGCGTTCTGTGCCGGCGGAGCTGGACGACGCCGTGACGGCGGCGGTACTGCGGGCAGCCACGTCACCTGCCGGCCAGCCACACGACGAACCAGGCCGGCCCGCAGCCACGGTGGTCGATCAGCGATGA
- a CDS encoding SelB C-terminal domain-containing protein: protein MSHVVATAGHVDHGKSSLLRALTAMSTDLRPIERDTGRTVDLGHVWTHLDDGREVSFVDVPGHRRFLANTLAGVGTSPVVMFVVAADEGWQPQSSEHLAVLAALRVRHGVLVTTKCDRATPQWAQADAGRRLAAAGLSDWPAVAVSARTGRGLAGLRKVLTEVLRRVPQPDQDAPVRLWLDRTFTVAGAGTVVTGTLPAGTVRVGDRMELGPDRRPVVVREIQRCGRAVPAAQGVSRVGLALRGLPAAVATRGWALMNPGHCWMSTCVDGWLDRPAGVDRSAAEQMGRSLGGRPRRPRLPARLRLHLGSAVTNARVRVLDADDGSLAVRLDFDQRMPLLVGDQAVLVDPGSAGERIVGRLTVVDVDPPPLGRRGAAAARASALRDVATDPRNAWPLRLRNLMTVAQSQAMTGAAPPTDALSVGGWLLDPAHRDRLHASLVQLVGDAGRHAFAGSTVPAGHPAPVPGVPAGRARSTLGLPDPRLLGLLLAPGLAVVNDLVVPAGQQQRMPPRVATALDRLRAALRAGSGFDAPDADGLRRLGIDQSVLAAARRAGQVLVLGPTVVLPVEAERAAVEVLARLTQPFTVAQARIALGTTRRVAVPLLEHLDRRGWTVKCADGGTRRLRAAAQTGAE from the coding sequence ATGAGTCACGTCGTCGCCACCGCTGGTCACGTCGACCACGGCAAGTCCAGCCTGCTCCGGGCACTGACCGCGATGTCGACCGACCTCCGGCCGATCGAGCGCGACACGGGTCGGACCGTGGACCTGGGGCACGTTTGGACCCACCTCGACGATGGTCGGGAGGTCAGCTTCGTCGACGTGCCGGGACACCGGCGCTTCCTCGCGAACACCCTGGCCGGGGTGGGTACCAGTCCGGTCGTCATGTTCGTGGTCGCCGCCGACGAAGGCTGGCAGCCGCAGTCGTCCGAGCATCTGGCGGTGCTTGCCGCGCTGCGCGTACGACACGGAGTTCTGGTGACGACCAAGTGCGATCGAGCGACGCCACAGTGGGCGCAGGCCGACGCGGGTCGGCGGCTGGCTGCTGCGGGCCTGTCGGACTGGCCGGCGGTGGCGGTGAGCGCCCGCACCGGTCGTGGGCTGGCCGGCCTGCGGAAAGTGCTGACCGAGGTGCTTCGGCGGGTGCCGCAGCCGGACCAGGATGCCCCGGTCCGGCTGTGGCTGGATCGGACGTTCACCGTGGCGGGCGCCGGCACCGTGGTGACCGGAACCTTGCCGGCTGGCACGGTACGGGTCGGTGACCGGATGGAGTTGGGGCCTGATCGCCGACCGGTGGTGGTCCGGGAGATACAACGGTGCGGCAGGGCGGTGCCGGCGGCACAGGGTGTCAGCCGGGTCGGTCTGGCGCTGCGCGGGCTGCCGGCCGCCGTCGCAACCCGGGGCTGGGCGCTGATGAATCCGGGACACTGCTGGATGTCCACCTGCGTGGATGGCTGGCTCGACCGGCCCGCCGGAGTGGACCGCTCCGCCGCCGAGCAGATGGGTCGCTCGCTCGGTGGCCGGCCGCGCCGGCCGCGCCTGCCGGCGCGGCTGCGGCTGCACCTGGGTAGCGCTGTCACGAATGCCCGGGTCCGGGTGCTCGACGCTGACGACGGGTCGCTGGCCGTCCGACTCGACTTCGATCAGCGGATGCCACTGCTGGTCGGTGACCAGGCGGTCCTGGTCGATCCGGGGTCGGCTGGGGAACGGATCGTCGGACGACTGACCGTCGTCGACGTCGACCCGCCGCCGTTGGGTAGGCGGGGCGCCGCCGCCGCTCGTGCATCGGCGCTGCGGGACGTGGCGACGGATCCCCGGAACGCCTGGCCGTTGCGGCTGCGGAACCTGATGACCGTGGCACAGTCACAGGCGATGACCGGGGCAGCGCCGCCGACCGACGCTCTGAGTGTCGGTGGCTGGCTGCTCGACCCGGCTCACCGGGACCGCCTGCACGCCAGCCTGGTACAGCTGGTCGGCGATGCCGGCCGGCACGCGTTCGCCGGATCCACGGTCCCCGCCGGGCACCCGGCGCCGGTGCCCGGTGTGCCGGCCGGCCGGGCCAGATCGACGCTGGGGCTGCCGGATCCCCGGTTGCTCGGGCTGTTGCTGGCACCCGGGCTGGCCGTTGTCAACGATTTGGTCGTACCTGCCGGCCAGCAGCAGCGGATGCCCCCACGGGTGGCTACCGCGCTGGACCGGTTGCGTGCCGCGCTGCGCGCAGGATCTGGTTTCGACGCCCCGGACGCCGACGGGCTTCGGCGGCTCGGAATCGACCAGTCGGTGCTGGCGGCGGCCCGCCGCGCCGGTCAGGTGCTGGTACTGGGGCCCACCGTGGTGTTGCCGGTCGAAGCGGAACGGGCCGCAGTGGAGGTCCTTGCCCGGCTCACGCAGCCATTCACCGTCGCCCAGGCCCGCATTGCCCTGGGCACCACGCGTAGAGTGGCGGTTCCGCTACTTGAACATCTGGACCGTCGCGGTTGGACAGTCAAATGTGCCGACGGGGGCACCCGACGGCTGCGTGCGGCAGCGCAGACAGGAGCCGAATGA
- the selD gene encoding selenide, water dikinase SelD encodes MSEPTPQADPSSRPIRLTQYSRGGGCACKIPAGELERLVTDLTPTPAGQLPVPAARLLVGLETGDDAAVIEAPGGTALISTADFFGPVVDDAYDWGRIAAANALSDVYAMGGQPILAINLLGWPRERLPMELARAVLQGGADVAAQAGCAVAGGHSIDDPEPRYGMAVTGLADPGRLLRNDQGSAGLPLCLTKPLGVGVLNTRHKATGECFPHAIAEMVRLNRDAAEAAVRAGVRCATDVTGFGLLGHLVKLARASKVGAVIDTSAVPYLAGARQAVRDGYVSGGTRRNLEWVRPWVDFAGADEETALLLADAQTSGGLLVAGEVPGAPVIGELVPSGGPLVQIR; translated from the coding sequence ATGTCCGAGCCCACCCCGCAAGCCGACCCGTCGAGCCGGCCGATCCGGCTCACCCAGTATTCACGCGGCGGCGGCTGCGCCTGCAAGATTCCGGCCGGCGAGCTGGAACGGCTGGTCACAGACCTCACCCCGACACCTGCCGGGCAGCTGCCCGTACCCGCTGCCCGGTTGCTCGTCGGCCTGGAAACCGGCGACGACGCCGCCGTGATCGAGGCACCCGGAGGCACCGCTTTGATCAGCACGGCGGACTTCTTCGGGCCCGTCGTCGACGACGCCTACGACTGGGGGCGGATCGCGGCGGCGAACGCGTTGTCCGACGTGTACGCGATGGGTGGACAGCCGATCCTGGCGATCAACCTGCTCGGCTGGCCCCGTGAGCGGCTGCCGATGGAGTTGGCCCGGGCGGTACTCCAGGGCGGTGCCGATGTCGCGGCCCAGGCCGGGTGTGCCGTGGCCGGCGGGCACAGCATCGATGACCCGGAGCCCCGCTATGGCATGGCGGTGACCGGACTGGCCGATCCCGGCCGACTGCTGCGCAACGATCAGGGCTCGGCCGGCCTGCCACTGTGCCTGACCAAACCGCTCGGCGTCGGTGTGCTGAACACCCGGCACAAGGCGACCGGTGAGTGTTTCCCACACGCGATCGCCGAGATGGTGCGGCTCAACCGCGACGCCGCCGAAGCGGCAGTCCGGGCGGGAGTGCGGTGCGCCACCGACGTCACCGGCTTCGGACTGCTCGGCCATCTGGTCAAACTGGCCCGGGCGAGCAAGGTGGGCGCTGTCATCGACACGTCGGCGGTGCCGTACCTGGCGGGTGCCCGCCAGGCGGTGCGGGACGGCTACGTGTCCGGTGGCACCCGCCGCAACCTGGAATGGGTCCGTCCGTGGGTCGACTTCGCCGGGGCGGACGAGGAGACCGCGCTGCTGCTGGCCGACGCGCAGACCTCCGGAGGCCTGCTTGTCGCCGGTGAGGTCCCCGGCGCACCGGTGATCGGCGAACTGGTGCCATCGGGAGGCCCGTTGGTACAGATCCGTTGA
- a CDS encoding nuclear transport factor 2 family protein, whose product MTEIQDFGRQLGGFLGGVFGNAAGGAGPVFQPDPQAEIEVRKLLADLQQAFAEGDIETILASLADDFTTYELGATDGSPLEITDPGVMREYLTTLFPGADETQNKSISATRVVATANMGFTLEGGDVVIARADGTFEHQPLNATAVAVRTADGWKWLHWHMSEAGARFRVNANGVRVDLATGAALPGPTD is encoded by the coding sequence ATGACAGAGATCCAGGATTTCGGACGGCAGCTCGGGGGATTCCTCGGGGGTGTGTTCGGTAACGCGGCCGGTGGCGCCGGCCCGGTCTTCCAGCCGGACCCGCAGGCCGAGATCGAGGTACGCAAGCTCCTCGCCGATCTGCAGCAGGCGTTCGCCGAGGGTGACATCGAGACGATCCTGGCCAGCCTCGCCGACGACTTCACCACCTACGAACTGGGCGCCACCGACGGTTCGCCGTTGGAGATCACCGACCCGGGCGTGATGCGTGAATACCTGACCACGCTCTTTCCCGGCGCGGACGAGACCCAGAACAAGTCGATCAGCGCTACCCGGGTGGTGGCCACCGCGAACATGGGTTTCACCCTGGAGGGTGGGGACGTCGTGATCGCCCGCGCCGACGGGACCTTCGAGCACCAGCCACTCAACGCGACCGCGGTGGCGGTGCGCACCGCCGACGGCTGGAAGTGGCTGCACTGGCACATGTCCGAGGCAGGGGCCCGGTTCCGGGTGAACGCCAACGGCGTCCGTGTCGACCTGGCCACCGGCGCCGCGCTGCCCGGACCGACTGACTGA
- a CDS encoding vanadium-dependent haloperoxidase → MDQNIVAGQQAPTVEHSNNGEENLHPNYVACFHKGLPHDDDGEVDPHAYRQLLRALASRSPESFERVAMGTVDGARLTNPLAGLARHGSGTPSDRFRLRPAPRLDSAEHSAEMVELYWMALCRDVPFVEFGSDPTVAAAVSELGELSDYRAPRSDGSVTPATVFRGDNPGDLAGPYLSQFLLRDLQFGTFRTQQRQDTVRPGQDYMTTWDTWLKIQRGFSRQLGPQDRDRNRTRYLATPRDLAHYVHFDASQSPFQPYLHAALILQDLNMPLDTNLPYQWSINQSGFGTFGWPHLYDLVTGSTARALRTVWFQKWWVHRRLRPEVSAGLVHKHLSGRRRYDFLHPGVLESEAIRRSFARNGSYLLPQAYPEGSPTHPSYGAGHATVAGAGVTLLKAWFDETAVIPDPVEASPDGTTLIPYLGADAGRMTVGGELDKLAANIAIGRNMAGVHYRSDYAGSIELGEQVAIDMLRSQRGWFEENYSLALTRFNGQSVTI, encoded by the coding sequence ATGGACCAGAACATCGTCGCCGGGCAGCAGGCTCCGACGGTCGAACACAGTAACAACGGTGAGGAGAACCTTCACCCGAACTATGTGGCGTGCTTCCACAAGGGCCTGCCGCACGACGACGACGGCGAGGTCGACCCGCACGCGTACCGCCAACTGCTGCGGGCGCTCGCGAGTCGGTCGCCGGAGAGCTTCGAGCGCGTCGCGATGGGCACCGTGGACGGCGCACGGCTGACGAACCCTCTCGCAGGGCTGGCCCGGCACGGCTCCGGCACGCCCAGCGATCGGTTCAGGCTTCGACCGGCACCCCGGCTGGACAGTGCCGAGCACTCCGCGGAAATGGTGGAACTGTACTGGATGGCGCTTTGTCGCGACGTGCCCTTCGTCGAGTTCGGCTCGGACCCGACGGTGGCTGCCGCCGTGTCCGAGCTCGGCGAGCTCAGCGACTACCGGGCGCCGCGGTCGGACGGCTCGGTCACCCCGGCCACCGTCTTCCGCGGGGACAACCCAGGCGACCTGGCCGGGCCGTACCTGTCCCAGTTTCTGCTGCGTGATCTGCAGTTCGGCACGTTTCGTACGCAGCAGCGCCAGGACACGGTACGTCCCGGCCAGGACTACATGACGACCTGGGACACCTGGTTGAAGATCCAGCGTGGATTCAGCCGGCAGCTCGGCCCGCAGGACCGGGACCGCAACCGTACGCGGTATCTCGCCACCCCTCGCGACCTTGCCCACTACGTGCACTTCGACGCCAGCCAGAGCCCGTTCCAGCCATATCTCCACGCGGCGCTGATCCTGCAGGACCTCAACATGCCGCTGGACACCAACCTGCCGTACCAGTGGTCGATCAACCAGAGCGGCTTCGGGACCTTCGGCTGGCCACATCTGTACGACCTGGTGACCGGATCGACCGCCCGCGCGTTGCGGACCGTGTGGTTCCAGAAATGGTGGGTCCACCGGCGGCTGCGTCCCGAGGTGTCCGCCGGGCTGGTGCACAAGCACCTCTCCGGGCGTCGCCGATACGACTTCCTCCACCCTGGGGTGCTCGAGTCGGAGGCGATCCGGCGCAGCTTCGCCCGGAACGGAAGCTACCTGCTACCACAGGCCTATCCGGAGGGCTCGCCCACACATCCGTCGTACGGTGCCGGACACGCGACGGTGGCCGGTGCCGGCGTGACGCTGCTGAAGGCATGGTTCGACGAGACCGCGGTGATTCCGGATCCGGTCGAGGCGAGCCCGGACGGCACCACCCTGATTCCCTACCTTGGCGCGGACGCCGGACGGATGACCGTCGGCGGTGAGCTCGACAAGCTCGCGGCGAACATCGCGATCGGTCGCAACATGGCCGGCGTGCACTACCGCAGCGACTACGCCGGTTCGATCGAACTCGGCGAGCAGGTCGCCATCGACATGCTGCGTAGTCAGCGGGGATGGTTCGAAGAGAACTACTCGCTGGCCCTGACTCGATTCAACGGGCAGTCCGTGACCATCTGA
- a CDS encoding AraC family transcriptional regulator encodes MGCTQIAACTAVTACLGSPTDSARIDSVARAVAYMTENLSEPQRLSDIAQAALLSPFHFHRVFRYLTSTTPARFLAALRMAEARRLLLTTDLSVTEICIEVGYSSLGTFIGQFSKFTGMSPRRFRVALAPFGRVRLIDLVASLDNGLDAPGPVGTVTGGPAEGGCAVLAMFRSDADAPAGYTVLRTNRLTRIAPMPDGTYRAVALGFHPGAQLSDVLARPAVPADFIGVSASPILIRGGGSLRAFHIALRRPRPIDPPVELTPALLRLVLDRPAPSGMKAGEWLTGCASTGTPA; translated from the coding sequence ATGGGCTGCACCCAGATCGCCGCATGCACCGCCGTGACAGCTTGCCTCGGCAGCCCAACCGACAGCGCCCGGATCGATTCCGTCGCACGCGCCGTCGCGTACATGACCGAGAACCTCTCTGAGCCGCAGCGCCTATCCGACATCGCCCAAGCCGCGCTACTGAGCCCATTTCATTTCCACCGCGTTTTCCGTTACCTGACGTCCACTACTCCTGCCCGTTTTCTGGCCGCGCTCAGGATGGCCGAGGCCCGCCGGCTGCTGTTGACAACAGACTTGAGCGTAACTGAGATCTGCATCGAAGTGGGATATTCTAGCCTTGGCACCTTCATCGGTCAATTCAGCAAATTCACTGGCATGTCACCACGGCGCTTCCGCGTAGCCCTCGCCCCGTTCGGCAGAGTCCGGCTCATCGATCTCGTCGCCAGCCTAGACAACGGACTCGACGCCCCTGGCCCGGTCGGCACGGTGACCGGCGGCCCGGCGGAGGGCGGTTGCGCGGTTTTGGCGATGTTCCGTTCCGACGCTGACGCACCCGCCGGATACACCGTGCTGCGGACGAACCGCCTCACCCGGATCGCGCCGATGCCCGACGGCACCTACCGGGCGGTGGCGCTGGGCTTCCACCCCGGCGCGCAGCTGAGCGACGTGCTGGCTCGGCCGGCGGTACCCGCAGACTTCATCGGAGTGTCCGCCAGTCCGATTTTGATCAGAGGCGGCGGTTCGCTACGGGCCTTCCACATCGCTCTGCGGCGCCCGCGACCGATCGACCCACCCGTGGAGCTGACCCCCGCGCTGCTCCGGCTCGTTCTGGACCGGCCGGCACCGAGCGGTATGAAAGCCGGCGAATGGTTGACCGGCTGTGCGAGCACCGGCACCCCGGCCTGA